A single window of Tolypothrix sp. NIES-4075 DNA harbors:
- a CDS encoding tetratricopeptide repeat protein, with amino-acid sequence MDNNLAVIYLSIFVVLLGFTVVSIFRQVFKTRRLESSMSRLRKKLSTSKGTTQEYYELASIYSEKKVFSQAIALFQKALKAAEEEGEENTAPIYNGLGYTYFAQEQYDLAIRQYKEALKSKPEYVTAMNNLAHAYEKKNLNAQALEMYEQALKIDANNATAKRRAQSLRRLVSA; translated from the coding sequence ATGGATAACAATCTAGCGGTTATTTATCTCTCAATTTTCGTTGTGTTGCTTGGCTTTACAGTCGTGAGCATTTTTCGGCAAGTATTCAAAACTCGCAGGCTGGAAAGCTCAATGTCACGCTTGCGGAAAAAACTGAGTACATCCAAGGGTACGACTCAAGAATATTATGAGTTAGCGAGTATTTATTCTGAAAAGAAAGTGTTTTCTCAAGCGATCGCACTTTTTCAAAAAGCCCTCAAAGCTGCTGAAGAAGAAGGCGAAGAAAATACCGCCCCGATTTATAATGGACTGGGGTATACTTACTTTGCACAAGAGCAGTATGATTTAGCGATTCGTCAATATAAAGAAGCGCTTAAATCTAAACCTGAGTATGTAACAGCTATGAATAATCTCGCTCATGCCTACGAGAAAAAGAATTTAAATGCTCAAGCTCTAGAAATGTACGAACAAGCATTGAAAATTGACGCAAATAATGCTACGGCAAAACGCCGCGCTCAATCTTTGCGACGCCTGGTTTCTGCGTAA
- a CDS encoding transporter substrate-binding domain-containing protein encodes MNNGCNRWKAITRLHLVLSATLIIFLRFSFADSQLIANAAEMPEIKQRGYLNIAVKNNLRPLGFTDVSGKLQGLEIDLAVKLSQDLLGKENAVKLKPVSNRDRMTVVLNNQVDLTIARVTATESRSRLVSFSVPYYFDGTVLVTKDASAQRLADFARRKIAVLKKSSTIAEVKYYIPNAELLGVNSYEEARSLLEKNNCDAFAADASVLSGWVQQYPEYRLLSTKLSTQPLSVVMPKGLQYDELRQRVNEAIARYIAKGWLAERVKYWGLP; translated from the coding sequence ATGAATAACGGATGTAACAGATGGAAAGCAATTACTCGGTTACATCTGGTATTATCCGCGACTTTAATTATTTTCTTGAGATTTTCTTTTGCAGACAGCCAATTAATTGCAAATGCCGCAGAAATGCCAGAAATTAAACAGCGCGGCTACTTAAATATTGCAGTCAAAAATAATTTACGCCCGTTGGGATTTACTGATGTCAGCGGCAAATTGCAAGGATTAGAAATTGATTTAGCTGTCAAGTTGTCGCAAGACTTATTAGGCAAAGAAAACGCAGTTAAGTTAAAACCTGTCAGCAATCGCGATCGCATGACTGTAGTTTTAAATAATCAAGTTGATCTGACTATAGCTAGAGTAACAGCAACCGAATCACGCTCTCGTTTAGTTAGCTTCAGTGTTCCCTACTATTTTGATGGGACTGTATTAGTTACCAAAGATGCTTCAGCGCAACGGCTTGCGGATTTTGCTAGACGAAAAATAGCCGTTTTGAAAAAGTCTAGCACGATTGCAGAAGTTAAATATTATATACCAAATGCCGAATTATTGGGAGTGAATTCTTACGAAGAAGCGCGATCGCTTCTAGAAAAGAATAATTGTGATGCTTTTGCCGCAGATGCAAGCGTCCTCAGCGGTTGGGTGCAACAATATCCCGAATATCGCTTACTTTCAACCAAACTATCAACACAACCCTTATCGGTAGTAATGCCCAAGGGATTGCAATACGATGAATTGCGACAGCGAGTAAATGAAGCGATCGCTCGTTACATAGCAAAAGGTTGGCTTGCTGAACGCGTAAAATACTGGGGATTACCCTAA
- the rplT gene encoding 50S ribosomal protein L20, protein MTRVKRGNVARKRRNKILKLAKGFRGSHSTLFRTANQQVMKALRSAYRDRKNRKRDFRRLWITRINAAARLHGLSYSQLMGNLKKANIELNRKMLAQMAILDSASFSKVVELASQAKG, encoded by the coding sequence ATGACAAGAGTAAAACGCGGTAACGTAGCTCGTAAACGCCGCAATAAAATTCTCAAACTAGCCAAAGGCTTTCGCGGTTCTCACTCAACTTTGTTTAGAACCGCTAATCAACAAGTGATGAAAGCGCTGCGGAGTGCTTATCGCGATCGCAAAAACCGCAAACGCGATTTTCGTCGTCTGTGGATCACCCGCATTAACGCCGCCGCACGCCTACACGGTTTGAGTTACAGTCAGTTGATGGGCAATCTCAAAAAAGCCAACATCGAACTCAATCGCAAAATGTTAGCGCAAATGGCAATCCTCGATTCAGCCAGCTTCAGCAAAGTCGTTGAATTAGCAAGCCAAGCCAAGGGATAA
- the rpmI gene encoding 50S ribosomal protein L35 — MPKLKTRKAAAKRFRVTATGKIMRRKAFKNHLLQHKTASKKQKLSKMAVVDERDAENVRLMLPYL; from the coding sequence ATGCCCAAACTAAAAACCCGTAAAGCAGCGGCGAAACGATTCCGCGTTACCGCTACAGGTAAAATTATGCGCCGCAAAGCCTTCAAAAATCACCTTCTACAGCACAAAACTGCAAGCAAAAAGCAGAAATTGTCGAAAATGGCAGTTGTAGACGAACGCGACGCCGAAAATGTACGCTTGATGCTTCCCTATTTGTAA
- a CDS encoding ATP-dependent helicase, producing the protein MSDTNFTDPVPYESLEKEISPQSASKVRPSAVALIRNSLRLGQQQMADWRFGPLAVSAVPGAGKSTGMAATAAIAIARQYESTNRTKARRQLIVVTFTRSAAANIKAKIREYLRDNLSLPQTGFTVYTLHGLALNIASRHADLSGLQLENVTLITPSQSHRFIRTAVEQWIGNNSDRYFRLLEGHQFDGEETERLRRQSVLRTEVLPELALTVIHEAKSSGISPEQLREWSKQTTDEYAILSVAAGLYEQYQNLMRSRDFIDYDDMILAALRVLENDSARRIEQNQVFAVFEDEAQDSSPLQTKLLEILASDGEGESGGSVVWGSGGQGGLLGDSLENNSFSPSPPLPIPPSPLSPSSLINLVRVGDPNQAINSSFTPADPIYFRQFCEECKAQDRLVTMYQAGRSTEIIIEAANFALEWVNNLYKKDLTNLNRANNRISTTPFRPQKIDPVEPNHRQDDVNPQPIGRGLELYTPRDIHHTVELLSQRVIELFAEDPTNTRAAVLVRENRQGRWLAEALAPVCKEHKIVLYDVGERDRHSHVPEDILAILQFCDRPHSPDYLKAALEVLVQRQLVPTQDLNALASLPEEFLYPGPLALPQTESVQKACRLCRSLLRARLELPLYQLISFIALVLNYDQAELATADKLAERVNRQIAGNSSMGTMLAALSEIVSSERFEPVETEDVEARYTRRGQLTIITMHKAKGLDWDFVFLPFLHENLIPGRFWVPPQRQFLGDFTLSEVARAQIRAALHGEESIPSTTAAWEQAKHLKTAEEYRLLYVAMTRAKRLLWMSAAQKAPFTWSKPDNLQQQAACPVFPALKQQFPGCVMITTVFK; encoded by the coding sequence ATGTCAGACACTAATTTTACCGATCCGGTGCCTTACGAATCTCTGGAAAAAGAAATATCTCCGCAATCAGCTTCTAAGGTGCGTCCAAGCGCTGTAGCACTTATCCGCAACAGTTTGCGACTAGGACAACAACAAATGGCTGATTGGCGTTTTGGTCCTTTAGCTGTTTCCGCAGTTCCCGGTGCTGGGAAATCTACGGGTATGGCAGCGACTGCGGCGATCGCGATCGCTCGTCAATATGAATCGACCAATCGGACAAAAGCGCGTCGTCAACTGATTGTAGTCACCTTTACTCGCTCTGCGGCTGCCAATATTAAAGCGAAAATTCGCGAATATTTAAGAGACAATTTATCTTTACCTCAAACAGGTTTCACTGTCTATACCTTGCACGGTTTGGCATTAAATATCGCCAGTCGTCATGCCGATTTATCCGGTTTGCAGCTAGAAAATGTCACATTAATTACACCAAGTCAAAGTCACCGTTTTATACGTACCGCCGTCGAACAATGGATTGGAAATAATTCTGACCGTTATTTCCGATTATTAGAAGGTCATCAATTTGACGGTGAAGAAACAGAAAGATTGCGTCGCCAATCAGTACTGCGAACCGAAGTATTGCCAGAATTGGCGCTGACAGTGATTCACGAAGCAAAAAGTTCCGGTATATCCCCAGAACAGTTGCGCGAGTGGAGTAAACAAACCACAGACGAATACGCCATTTTGAGCGTAGCCGCCGGATTATATGAACAATATCAGAATTTGATGCGATCGCGTGACTTCATCGACTACGACGACATGATTTTAGCCGCTTTGCGCGTCTTAGAAAACGACAGCGCCAGACGAATCGAGCAAAATCAAGTTTTCGCCGTCTTTGAAGACGAAGCTCAAGATTCCAGCCCCTTGCAGACGAAGCTTTTAGAAATTTTGGCAAGCGATGGAGAGGGGGAGAGTGGGGGAAGCGTGGTGTGGGGGAGTGGGGGACAAGGGGGACTCCTTGGAGACTCCTTGGAGAATAATTCTTTCTCGCCCTCCCCCCCTCTCCCCATCCCCCCCTCTCCGTTGTCTCCCTCATCCTTAATCAACTTGGTACGTGTCGGCGATCCTAACCAAGCGATTAACTCTAGCTTTACCCCAGCCGATCCAATTTATTTTCGGCAATTTTGCGAAGAGTGCAAAGCGCAAGACAGACTCGTAACAATGTATCAAGCTGGGCGCAGTACTGAAATAATCATTGAAGCGGCAAACTTTGCTTTGGAATGGGTGAATAATCTTTATAAAAAGGATTTAACTAATTTAAATAGGGCAAATAATCGGATTTCGACAACTCCATTTAGACCGCAAAAAATTGACCCCGTTGAGCCGAATCATCGCCAAGATGATGTTAATCCACAACCAATCGGTAGGGGATTAGAACTTTACACACCACGCGATATTCATCATACCGTTGAGTTACTTTCTCAAAGGGTAATTGAGTTATTTGCCGAAGATCCAACCAATACCCGTGCAGCAGTTTTAGTCCGGGAAAATCGCCAAGGACGCTGGTTGGCTGAAGCGCTTGCCCCTGTGTGCAAAGAGCATAAAATTGTACTTTACGATGTGGGGGAACGCGATCGCCATTCTCATGTCCCAGAAGATATTTTGGCAATACTGCAATTTTGCGATCGCCCGCATTCCCCCGATTACCTGAAAGCTGCCTTAGAAGTCTTGGTACAGCGTCAGTTAGTCCCCACCCAAGACCTCAACGCCCTCGCCAGTCTTCCCGAAGAATTTTTGTATCCAGGTCCGTTGGCATTACCGCAAACAGAATCGGTGCAAAAAGCCTGCCGCTTGTGTCGCAGTTTACTTCGCGCTCGCTTAGAACTGCCTTTGTATCAGCTAATTTCCTTCATCGCTTTGGTGTTAAATTACGACCAAGCCGAACTCGCGACAGCAGACAAACTTGCAGAACGCGTAAATCGGCAAATAGCTGGTAATAGTTCAATGGGGACGATGCTGGCAGCTTTAAGTGAAATCGTCAGTTCCGAACGATTTGAACCAGTGGAAACTGAAGATGTAGAAGCGCGTTACACTCGTCGCGGTCAACTTACCATCATCACCATGCACAAAGCAAAAGGACTAGATTGGGACTTTGTTTTTCTCCCCTTTTTGCACGAAAACTTAATTCCCGGTAGATTTTGGGTTCCTCCCCAAAGGCAGTTTTTGGGCGATTTTACTTTATCAGAAGTTGCTCGCGCTCAAATTCGCGCCGCCCTCCACGGTGAAGAAAGCATACCCAGCACCACCGCTGCTTGGGAACAGGCAAAACACCTGAAAACTGCTGAGGAATACCGTTTATTATATGTCGCCATGACGCGGGCAAAGCGTTTGTTGTGGATGTCTGCCGCCCAAAAAGCACCATTTACTTGGAGTAAACCGGATAATTTACAACAACAAGCTGCATGTCCGGTTTTTCCGGCGTTAAAGCAGCAGTTTCCCGGATGTGTGATGATAACAACAGTGTTCAAATAA